The Stieleria sp. JC731 genome has a segment encoding these proteins:
- a CDS encoding DUF1080 domain-containing protein: MRTFRFLSTQLFSTSCLTALTLCGGLIANQASGEESKKSEALTESVIIFNGKDLSGWSGREDLWSVEDGQIVGRTTSENPLTYNTFLIYDEQQPADFELTLQFKISNTNSGIQYRSKVLDREKFIVGGYQADIDFGNRYAGILYEEKGRGILAERGQSVTIGEDGKKAVKKYADGTELGNGIHPGQWNDYRIVAKGNHLQHFINGTMTAEVIDNQSEKAAKNGVIAFQLHVGDAMEMRFKNIVLHPAK, from the coding sequence ATGCGTACGTTCCGATTTCTCAGCACTCAGCTTTTCTCCACAAGCTGCCTCACCGCACTCACCCTTTGCGGCGGCCTGATCGCCAACCAAGCTAGCGGCGAAGAATCTAAAAAGTCAGAAGCGTTGACCGAATCGGTCATAATCTTTAACGGCAAGGACCTTTCTGGTTGGAGCGGGCGTGAAGACTTGTGGTCGGTCGAAGATGGTCAAATCGTTGGCCGAACAACCTCTGAAAACCCGCTGACTTACAACACGTTTTTGATCTACGACGAACAGCAACCTGCCGACTTTGAATTGACCCTTCAATTCAAAATCAGCAACACCAACAGCGGCATCCAATACCGCAGCAAGGTCTTGGATCGCGAAAAGTTCATCGTCGGTGGCTATCAAGCTGACATCGATTTTGGCAACCGCTACGCCGGCATTCTCTATGAAGAAAAAGGCCGTGGTATCCTTGCCGAACGTGGGCAGTCGGTCACCATCGGCGAAGACGGAAAAAAAGCGGTCAAGAAGTACGCCGACGGCACAGAACTTGGCAACGGCATCCACCCAGGCCAATGGAACGACTACCGCATCGTAGCCAAAGGCAACCACCTGCAACACTTCATCAATGGCACGATGACCGCCGAAGTCATCGACAACCAATCCGAAAAAGCTGCCAAAAACGGTGTGATCGCATTCCAGCTTCACGTCGGTGACGCGATGGAAATGCGATTCAAGAATATCGTTTTGCATCCCGCTAAATAG
- a CDS encoding NAD-dependent epimerase/dehydratase family protein, whose translation MRVIVTGSSGLIGSAAVRHWDAAGDEVIGIDNDMRATFFGPDGSTRWNQSRLEDETNNFRTVAIDIRDREAILDLFKNETPDLIIHCAAQPSHDKAAAIPFLDFEVNANGTLNLLEATRQHAPEAVFCHMSTNKVYGDAPNELPLQELDTRWEYAREEDFGGINESCRIDQTMHSLFGASKTAADVLAQEYGKYFGIKTGIFRGGCLTGASHSGVELHGFLSYLVHVAVTGKPYTIFGYKGKQVRDQIECSDVVKAFEAFSKNPRPGEVYNIGGGRENAASVLECIAMIEEIGGHKIDYTLGDENRKGDHICYISDLSKLRRDYPEWEIRVSLRDILTQMIASEEAKHANV comes from the coding sequence ATGCGAGTTATCGTTACAGGTTCAAGTGGATTGATCGGTTCGGCCGCGGTGCGGCATTGGGATGCGGCCGGCGACGAAGTCATCGGAATCGACAATGACATGCGTGCGACCTTCTTCGGCCCCGATGGTAGCACCCGCTGGAACCAATCAAGACTTGAAGACGAAACCAACAACTTTCGAACAGTCGCGATCGATATTCGCGATCGTGAAGCGATCCTTGATCTGTTCAAGAACGAGACACCTGATCTGATCATCCACTGTGCGGCTCAACCGTCACATGACAAAGCCGCCGCGATCCCGTTTCTTGATTTCGAAGTCAACGCGAACGGTACGTTGAACCTGCTCGAAGCGACCCGCCAGCACGCTCCCGAAGCGGTGTTCTGCCACATGAGCACCAACAAGGTTTACGGGGACGCGCCAAACGAACTTCCGCTTCAGGAATTAGATACCCGCTGGGAATACGCTCGCGAAGAAGACTTTGGCGGCATCAACGAATCCTGTCGTATCGACCAAACGATGCATTCGCTTTTCGGGGCCAGCAAGACTGCCGCGGATGTCTTGGCGCAGGAATACGGCAAGTACTTCGGGATCAAAACGGGCATCTTCCGTGGCGGTTGCTTGACCGGTGCCAGTCACAGCGGAGTCGAACTACACGGATTTTTAAGCTACCTGGTCCATGTCGCTGTTACCGGAAAGCCCTACACGATCTTCGGATATAAAGGCAAACAGGTTCGCGACCAAATCGAATGTAGCGACGTCGTAAAGGCCTTCGAAGCATTTTCAAAAAACCCGCGTCCGGGTGAGGTCTACAACATCGGCGGCGGACGTGAGAATGCGGCCAGCGTTCTGGAGTGCATCGCGATGATCGAAGAGATCGGCGGACACAAGATCGACTACACACTCGGCGATGAAAACCGCAAAGGAGATCACATCTGCTACATCAGTGATCTCAGCAAACTGCGCCGCGATTATCCCGAATGGGAAATCCGTGTTTCACTTCGCGACATCCTTACACAGATGATCGCCAGCGAAGAAGCCAAGCACGCCAACGTCTGA
- a CDS encoding sigma-70 family RNA polymerase sigma factor — translation MTKSIWAGDDQTETLLGAAKEGDADAVNQLLEKHRAPIRRLVELRLDRKVQQRVDVSDVVQDVMIEASGRLDKYLSDPSMAFHLWLRQIAWDRIIDTYRRHRVSAKRNMDREQPMAVASSPDQSTLELAVQVCDPALTPAAAATQREIATKVEEAITKMNEQDQEIIVMRHYEHLSNLEIAEALGLNAAAASMRYLRAVRRLREMLQTIDDPSSQNDEPIS, via the coding sequence ATGACGAAGTCGATTTGGGCTGGTGACGATCAAACCGAAACACTGCTGGGTGCCGCCAAAGAAGGCGACGCCGACGCGGTGAATCAATTGCTTGAGAAACACCGCGCACCGATCCGTCGACTCGTCGAACTTCGACTCGACCGCAAAGTCCAACAGCGTGTTGATGTCAGTGATGTCGTTCAAGATGTGATGATCGAAGCCAGTGGGCGGCTGGACAAATACCTCTCCGATCCATCGATGGCATTCCACCTCTGGCTCCGTCAGATCGCTTGGGACCGCATCATCGATACCTATCGTCGGCACCGCGTTAGCGCCAAACGAAACATGGATCGCGAGCAGCCGATGGCGGTCGCCTCCAGCCCCGATCAGTCGACATTGGAACTGGCCGTTCAAGTCTGCGACCCGGCACTCACCCCCGCCGCCGCAGCAACACAGCGTGAGATCGCGACCAAGGTCGAAGAAGCGATCACCAAAATGAACGAGCAGGATCAAGAGATCATCGTGATGCGGCACTACGAGCACCTTTCCAATTTGGAAATCGCCGAGGCGCTAGGACTCAACGCAGCCGCCGCCAGCATGCGATACCTTCGCGCCGTTCGGCGGCTCCGCGAGATGCTTCAAACGATCGATGATCCCTCTTCGCAAAACGACGAGCCGATTTCGTGA